Proteins encoded together in one Orbaceae bacterium lpD01 window:
- the rfaC gene encoding lipopolysaccharide heptosyltransferase RfaC encodes MVKRVLIVKTSSMGDVLHTLPALTDAQQIMPDIAFDWVVEENFAQIPTWHDAVSTVIPVAIRRWRKHWFGHDIRLERKQFYATLREKQYDGIIDAQGLIKSAFLITRKARGVKHGLDRQSAREPIASWWYDIKHHVDKKQHAVERIRQLFAMSLAYQYHGQGDYGIARHFLTRLPATEPAYLVFLHATTRDNKHWSESQWRDLIAKLAPTGLRIKLPWGAAHEQQRAVRLATGFAHVDVLPKLSLAEVAAVLAGAQAVVSVDTGLSHLAAALARPNITLYGPTNPGLIGGYGQRQFVIKSADEQVSSISAQLVFERLLTEKLI; translated from the coding sequence ATGGTTAAACGTGTGCTTATTGTAAAAACCTCATCAATGGGCGATGTTTTACATACCTTACCGGCATTAACCGATGCTCAGCAAATTATGCCAGATATTGCATTCGATTGGGTTGTCGAAGAGAACTTTGCGCAAATCCCAACTTGGCATGATGCGGTTTCAACCGTGATTCCGGTAGCGATTCGTCGCTGGCGTAAACATTGGTTTGGTCACGATATTCGCTTGGAGCGAAAGCAGTTTTATGCCACTTTACGCGAGAAACAGTACGACGGTATTATTGATGCTCAGGGATTAATTAAAAGTGCTTTCCTTATCACACGTAAGGCAAGAGGCGTTAAGCACGGTCTTGATAGACAAAGTGCCAGAGAGCCGATTGCCAGTTGGTGGTATGATATTAAACATCATGTTGATAAAAAGCAGCATGCTGTTGAACGTATTCGGCAATTATTCGCGATGAGTTTAGCATATCAGTATCATGGCCAAGGAGACTATGGTATCGCGCGTCATTTTTTAACGCGATTACCCGCAACTGAGCCTGCTTATTTAGTTTTTCTACATGCCACAACACGCGATAATAAACACTGGAGCGAGTCTCAATGGCGCGATTTAATTGCTAAACTTGCACCGACTGGACTACGGATTAAACTGCCTTGGGGCGCGGCACATGAACAGCAACGAGCAGTAAGATTAGCCACTGGTTTTGCGCATGTTGATGTACTACCTAAGCTCAGTTTAGCTGAGGTTGCGGCAGTGCTTGCTGGCGCTCAAGCTGTCGTATCGGTCGATACTGGCTTAAGTCATCTAGCCGCGGCCTTGGCCAGACCTAATATCACGTTATATGGTCCGACCAACCCCGGTCTCATTGGCGGATATGGTCAGCGTCAATTTGTCATCAAATCAGCCGATGAGCAGGTGTCTTCAATTTCGGCGCAGCTGGTTTTTGAGCGGTTGCTCACGGAAAAACTGATTTAA
- the rfaF gene encoding ADP-heptose--LPS heptosyltransferase RfaF, with protein sequence MKTLVIGPSWVGDMMMSQGLYRTLKQLHPDIEIDVMAPAWCRPLLNKMPEVAHAIDLPIGHGELAIGARYQLGKQLRSAAYDQAIVLPNSFKSALVPFFAQIPKRTGWKGEMRYGLLNDRRTLNKQAFSLMIERYIALAYPASQIKQASDLPKPLLSPKLSIDKYEMSKTLVEFDLQSKLPLIGFCPGAEFGPAKRWPDYHYAALADMLVDQGSHIVILGSAKDREIGEKICQLMHHGEYCINLAGTTSLDQAVNILANCKAVVSNDSGLMHIAAALDKPLVALYGPSSPDFTPPLSDKAEVIRLIDGYFKIRKGDSEQGYHQSLIDIKPELAFERLLKILERSDKEAIVKDFHG encoded by the coding sequence ATGAAAACACTGGTAATAGGACCATCATGGGTTGGTGACATGATGATGTCTCAGGGGTTATATAGAACGCTCAAACAGCTTCATCCTGATATAGAGATTGATGTGATGGCACCAGCATGGTGTCGTCCGCTATTGAATAAAATGCCGGAAGTGGCTCATGCAATTGATTTGCCGATTGGTCATGGTGAGTTGGCTATAGGTGCACGCTATCAATTAGGTAAACAGTTACGCAGTGCTGCTTATGATCAAGCGATTGTACTACCTAACTCATTTAAGTCGGCACTGGTTCCTTTTTTTGCTCAGATTCCTAAAAGAACGGGTTGGAAAGGGGAGATGCGTTACGGCTTACTTAATGATCGTCGTACGCTCAACAAACAAGCTTTTTCCTTGATGATTGAACGTTATATTGCTTTAGCTTATCCAGCCAGTCAGATTAAGCAAGCCAGTGATCTACCTAAACCACTATTATCGCCCAAACTGAGCATTGATAAGTATGAAATGAGTAAAACGCTTGTTGAGTTTGATTTGCAGTCTAAGCTGCCTTTAATCGGTTTTTGTCCTGGAGCAGAGTTTGGTCCGGCAAAACGTTGGCCTGATTATCATTACGCGGCGCTGGCAGATATGTTAGTTGATCAAGGCTCACACATCGTTATTTTAGGTTCAGCAAAAGATCGCGAAATTGGCGAGAAAATTTGCCAGTTGATGCATCATGGTGAATATTGTATCAATCTGGCCGGTACGACAAGTTTAGATCAAGCAGTTAATATTCTTGCTAACTGTAAAGCGGTGGTTTCAAATGATTCTGGATTAATGCATATCGCCGCTGCGCTTGATAAGCCATTGGTTGCCCTGTATGGGCCAAGTAGCCCTGATTTTACGCCGCCGCTATCTGATAAAGCCGAAGTAATAAGATTGATAGATGGTTACTTTAAAATCCGTAAAGGCGATAGTGAACAAGGGTATCATCAGAGCTTAATTGATATTAAGCCGGAATTAGCATTTGAACGATTGTTGAAAATATTAGAACGTAGTGACAAAGAAGCTATAGTGAAGGATTTCCATGGTTAA
- the rfaD gene encoding ADP-glyceromanno-heptose 6-epimerase — translation MIVVTGGAGFIGSNIVKGLNDRGYKNILVVDDLTDGTKFANLVDLDIADYMDKDEFISYIVSGDNMDIEAIFHEGACSATTEWDGKFMMENNYDYSKDLLHYCLDFNISFLYASSAATYGGRSDNFIEDRQFEKPLNVYGYSKFLFDQYVREILPSAKSQVCGFRYFNVYGPREQHKGSMASVAFHLDSQIKKGEKPKLFFGSDNFKRDFIYVQDVVDVNIWFWQNAVSGIFNCGSGRAESFQAVADAVLGFHQQGEIEYIPFPEHLKGRYQTFTQADLTKLRAAGCPIEFKTVKEGTTMYMKQLNEE, via the coding sequence ATGATAGTTGTAACGGGTGGTGCTGGTTTTATCGGTAGTAATATTGTGAAAGGATTAAATGATCGCGGCTATAAAAATATTTTAGTAGTAGATGATTTAACTGATGGTACAAAATTTGCCAATTTAGTCGACCTTGATATTGCTGACTATATGGATAAAGATGAGTTTATTAGTTATATCGTCTCTGGTGACAATATGGATATTGAGGCGATTTTCCATGAAGGTGCTTGTTCTGCGACCACGGAATGGGATGGTAAATTCATGATGGAGAATAATTACGATTACTCCAAAGATCTATTACATTATTGCCTCGATTTTAATATTTCTTTCTTATATGCCTCATCAGCGGCAACTTATGGTGGCCGAAGTGATAACTTCATTGAAGATCGACAATTTGAAAAGCCATTAAATGTTTATGGCTACTCTAAATTTTTATTTGACCAATATGTCAGAGAAATTTTACCTAGCGCGAAATCACAAGTGTGTGGCTTTCGTTATTTTAATGTCTATGGACCGCGTGAACAGCATAAAGGTAGTATGGCGAGTGTCGCTTTCCATTTAGATAGCCAAATTAAAAAAGGCGAAAAACCGAAACTGTTCTTTGGAAGTGATAATTTTAAACGGGACTTTATTTACGTTCAGGATGTTGTTGATGTGAATATTTGGTTTTGGCAGAATGCGGTTTCTGGTATTTTCAATTGCGGTTCTGGTCGTGCAGAGTCGTTTCAAGCAGTAGCTGATGCGGTACTGGGTTTTCATCAACAAGGCGAGATCGAGTACATTCCATTCCCTGAGCATTTAAAAGGTCGTTACCAAACGTTTACGCAAGCTGATTTAACTAAACTAAGAGCTGCCGGATGCCCGATTGAGTTTAAAACGGTGAAAGAAGGCACAACGATGTATATGAAACAATTAAATGAAGAATAA